The genomic region GGAGGTCATGTCAACTTCTGGAGATGAGGTGCCACTTCTGGCACCAGTACTGCTCTGGGATACTTAGTAGAAGTTGACCATGCTTCATATGTTTTACTTACAACGCATGTTACTTGGTCCACCTTTTCATAACAGCAAATGCACCTTGGGGGGCTTCCAAGAGGCAACACTAAGTATCAGGCATAGCGCTCGTTCGGCGTCATCTCCACTCGGGGtccttgaggggtttctctgtgctgTGTCCACTGCATCTCTAGCAGGCCTTGCATGGTGGGCTCTTCTCAATACTGCATCTAGCCTCAGAGGGCTTCCGACGGTGGTGCTAACGTGAGGAAAGAGACGCCGGTTCTGACATCAGCCCTTTCCACGGTACCTGAAAAGACGGTTGACCATAGAGCATGCGCTGTCTCTAGGTCGTATGTAATATGGTCCACGTCTTCTCAATATCAAATTCAGTCGCAGAGGACATCCCAGAGGCAAAACCAACTTCGTGGGAGACACATTGGTCTGGCTTTAGTACCAGTCCACAGATACAGAGAGATGGTAGACCATAAAGTGTACGTGTTGTTTATGACGTATGCAACATGGTCCACTAATTCTCAGCACCAGGCAGACTTAGGGGACTTCCTGGAGGCCATGCCAACTTGAGAGCAGGGTCTGTGTGGTAGGCGCTCTCCAGCAGAGGTCACTGGGTGATTGGCTGTAGACCACATGCTTTATTTATGACATTGGCCACTTAGTTCCCCAACCAGTACTCAGCACCCAATCTCAGCCTTGCAGGGCATCCTGGAGGTGGTAGCATCATTGGACATGGGTTTGTGGTCATTGCCCCATTTGCCGATTGCTGATAATTCATGATGCACATTGcaagggcttcctggaggcaaTACCAAATtaaggggagagaggctgggtcAGCGTCACTTCATGGTATTTGAAGATGCGGTTGACCATGCTGTGTACGCTTTATTTATGACGTAGGACACATGGTCTACTTCTCCTCAATATCACATCTCGCCTTGGAAGACTTCCAGGAGGTGATATCAGCTTTGAGGAAGAGCCACTGTCCTGGTGTCAGTACTGCTGCTGCTTGGTACTTGGAGAGAGGTGGTCCGTGGCGCGTTCGCTTTATTTATGGCGCACATTACACGGTCGACCTCTTTGCAGTATCTAATCCCGCCTGGCAAGCTTTCCTGGAGCTAACATCAACTGTCGGGTGGGGACACTAGGTCTGCGCTCAGTGCCACTCACCGGGGTTTGTGATGTGTCTGTCTTGTGTGTGACGATAACTCATGTGTGGCAGCCTTCTTCTCAGCAAACCACTCTAGTTTGGCGGCTTCAAGGGCAAAGGTCACTTGCGGACGAGGAGAATGGCATCAACACGTGCCTGGGTACATGAGATGGTTGACCAGAGAGCACACGCTTTATTTGTGCCGTTTGTGACCTGGTCCACTAACCCTCAGTATCTAACACCCCCCTTGGAGAACTTCCAGAAGAAATGCCGACTTTGGGGAAAGAGACGATAAACCAGGGCCAGCTGGCCTCTACTAGACTTGGAGGAGAGAGCATCTGCAAGGCGTTCTCTGTACATGTGCCAGATATGGCCCACGTGGACTTATTTACAGTAGGATCTCTTTCCTTGGAGGGCTTTCTAGATGTGAGGCCCTCCAAACCCAGGGGAACGGACATGCTGTCTGTGCCTCTCCAAAGTGCTAAAGTGCTCAGCTGACCAGACTGGGTGCACTTTATTTATGACACAGATCATTTGGCCCAACACACCTCAGTATCTGGGGAGTCCCTGGGAGGACCTTTGCGGGAGCCAGCCTTGGCTTGGGGCATCTGTGTCTTTCTATGGTTCCTCAGAAAACTTTACCCTGGGGGTTAACTACAAATGTGACAGCTCTGGTGCCCGGCCTCTCTATAGTACTACCACCCTCTGGCCATGATGCCAACTTCAGGAGGTTCCGGCTGCCTTTGGGGTCAGCTCCATTGGGCTACTTGGATGGATGGTAGACGGACAGCATGCATTCAACTAATGGCTTACACCAGCAAATCGACTAATGTGCAGTGTCCAGCTCCATATTAACAGGACTTCCAGGACTGAATGTCAAGTCTGGGAAGAATCAGTGTTCTTGTCAGTGTTAATCAGTGGTACCTGAAGAGAGGTTTTCtgggtttctgtttctttaatgaAGATGAAACACACCTAGTTAACCTCTTTTCCAGTATCAGATCCCATCTTGGAGGCCTTCTGGTCCAGACCTCGGCTTCGGGGAGGGGCGTTACTGTCAGCTTCCAGACAGTGGGCAGAAATCAGTGGTTGAGCACAAACCCTGTGCCTTATATTTATGACTGATGTCACCTGTTCTACTAACCGTCAGTGTCCAATCCCTGTTAACAGGACCTCCAGGACTGAATGTCAGGTTTGGGGGAAGAATCAGTGGTATTCATGTCGGTGTTAATTGGTACCTGAAGAGAGGTTTTCTAGGTCTCTGTTTCTTTAGTGAGGGTGAAACGAACCTGGTTAACCTCTTTTCCAGTATCAGATCCCACCTTGGAGGCCTTCTGGTCCAGATCTCAGCTTCAGGGAAGGGGCGCTGTGGACACGAATAAATGGTGACCTATTCCATTTATCCCCTATTCCACTAACCTTCAATGTCTTGTCCGTTCTTAGGAGGACTTCCCAAGGCGATGCCCACCTGGAGGAAGGCGGTGGTCCCCATGGCAGCTCCATGCCCGGGAACACGCAGGTAAGTCATCTGTGGCTGCATTTGTCTGGCTTCTGACAGATCACACAAAGCCAGCCCAGGTCAGTATCCAGCCCACTTTGGAGGGATGGCTGGTGTTTGCCACTTTCAGTGATGGGCTTGGAGTCAGCGCAGCCCGTGTTAGGTGAATGCCTGTTGCATGGAGAGCATGCCCTGGGCAGACAATGTCGGTGGCTTGGACCACTGCCCCTCAGCCTGCAGTTTATTCTGAAAGGATATTCTGGATATAATGACAtctttgggaagaaaagctgGTTTCGAGATCAAGATGAGACCTGGGGGTCCCTGGaattggtctggggtgggacctgttTATTTCTAACATGAATTCTGGagctgatttatttttaaatctggaGGAATGCTTGATGCTATGCCAATTTAGGGGGAAAGGGCTTTGTCATCAATTCTAATCCAGGAAAAGTGAGCAGAAAGCCGCCTACAGGCCAAGTGCTTTACCAGGGACACGCCTGGTCCACGGACCACCGTATCCAATCCAGCGCTAGCAGGCGATGCTGCTGTGAGGGAGGAGGCTGTGCTTCTGTAGACGCTTCTTCTCTGTGGCACTCAGGAGAGGTTTCCTTGGGTGTATTCATTTCTTTTACGACAAGTCATTCCCGCTGACCACTCTTCAGTATCCAACACCCCTTGAAAGCCTTCCTGGACGAGACAGAAGCTGTAAGCCCCAGCCCGGGCTGAGTGAGCCGAGGCCGCTGCTTCCCTCTCTCTGCACATCGTGTCTGATGCTAACGCTCCTTCCCAGGAGGACGTCATGGAGGCAACGCCACCGCCCGGGAAAGAAGGTGGTTCTCGTCCAGCTCTAAGGCCAAGGCACAGAGGTGGGTTGTCGGCTGTACGTTTGTTTTGATGGCAGTAGGCTGTGACTCTGGGTTCTGGGCTCTTTTGTGGCATTTGGGGAAGGGGCATTGGGTTCTCAAGAAGGGCCAGGTCTTTCCACGTCAACCTTACTTTGATGAAAGCCAGAAGAGGTGCGATGGCATCTCCTATTAGCTGATGCCCAATCGTCATTGTTTCCACCTGTAAAGAGCCCGGGGGCTGTGAAAGAGGAGGAAATGTGAGAGCAGTGAGCACACCGTTGCCTCTGAGCTCTCCAGGGCCGGTGGCCACCGAGTGCACGCAGACTGGGCACTCTGCTGGTTAAGCAGGAGTCAAAAGACGGATTGCGAGGATGTCAGGAGGCAGCACAGCTCAGTGACTCTCTTATCCTCTGCTTTAGAGGTCAGCttaggggagagggcagggcagtCACACAACTGGATTAAGAGGAAACCTGGAACTTGCTTTCCCTTGATTTTTGACTCCCGTCTCTCCAGTCCTATCCGGGTTGGCCGGCCTCCCTACTGAAATGAAAGAGAGTCCGGAGATAGCAATATTTCCCCTACAAtgaaaaaattatgataaaaggACTTTTATAGCAAAACAGAAAAGCCAACTCAGAGTTGGCGCAAACATTTGGCAAAATAACTTCGGGAAATGAAGTTTGTTTTCATTCCTTAATTCTCCTGAATTAAATGGAAGGCAGCGGGAGGTGTGAAGTGGTGTTTCATCTGGAGGATGGGGGCCTGGCCTCACTCCCAGCCCTCTCTGCCCTCCCGCGGCAGGAGGTTGTAGTGAGCACTCGCTTTACATGTGATTAACCGGATAACGTCCATCTGTTTTAGAATCGCACCTTGTCTGGGAGACTGCTTGGACCCCTGGCCACTTCCAAGCAGCTGCCTGGGTGTCAGCCCCAAGCAGGCCACGTCACCTGCCTCTTGACCGCAGAATGCAGCATTTACGTGTGAACTCTCTCCTCCTGCACTGACATCAGGATGCAAACCAGTGCTGGAGGCGCTTCCTGAGGGCTGACTTCCAGAAGGATGCTGTGGCTCCACCTTCAGGAACCCCAGTACCTGGAGAGAGGTTGTACCCTAAATGTCCTCTGTCTTGGTGGAAATGATTTCACAGGACCGTCTTTCAGTATCAAGTCTTAAAGGGTTTCTTGGCTGACCTGCGTAGGCCACTCTAGGCTCTCCGCTTATATAGGACACGTGACATCCAGTTGATCTGGTACAATGTAGACTTGGGAAAACTTCCTGGAGGTGACACCAACGTCAGTGAAGATtcagaagttttttgttttgttttgtttttgtttttttttgtttttttgatcaGTGCTAATCTTCGATACTCGAAGGAGAGGTTGTCCGTGTtgtcttctctttatttatgatgaaACATACACGGGAAACCTCTTTTTTAGTATCAAATCCCACCCTGGAGGCACTTCCTGTTCCTGATGCGGCCTTCAGGGAGGGGACCTTGCCGCTGCACTCTGAGTAGGCCCAAGGAAGGTGGACTGTGTGACGTGATGTGGGAAGTGAGGGGTGAGGGGTGTGCGGCCCTGAGGATCCAGCCGCCTGTGGACATCTCCTTGGAAGGGAAGCCAAGTTTGGAGAAGGGCCCATGTTTCTGTGGTGGAGGGAGGTTATTCACTGTGGTTTTCATCCATTCGATGACTCAGGGTGGGTGGTGGCTCTTCAGCTGTGGGGTCTTGCTCCGATGGCATTCTGGACACACTGGCAGCATCACTGAAGGGACTGTAGTGCCATCCACTCTGCAGGGTAGCTGAGGGGATGGTAGACCGGTGACGTGCACTTCATTTATGATGTAGGTCACCCGTTTGACTATCCATCAGCACCCAGTCCATCTGTGGGATGGCATCTTGGTGCACATGGCAACTCTGGAGAAGATGCAGGAGGATTTGGGGCCAGTGTGAATCCGCAGTGTTTCAGGAGGGGTCACCCTTTTGGGGGCTCCCCTTCCCaccttttaaaagtaaatacaaGCAATC from Equus caballus isolate H_3958 breed thoroughbred chromosome 24, TB-T2T, whole genome shotgun sequence harbors:
- the LOC111770414 gene encoding uncharacterized protein; translated protein: MEPGAVRRGCSRTRLPEDTSDGWSPGFAGRTSQGDAHLEEGGGPHGSSMPGNTQEDVMEATPPPGKEGGSRPALRPRHRESHLVWETAWTPGHFQAAAWVSAPSRPRHLPLDRRMQHLRVNSLLLH